One region of Pseudomonas sp. B21-040 genomic DNA includes:
- a CDS encoding DUF2931 family protein, which yields MNSILRITVCAYLLSGCTFANSEAMPYKSWRLGFSAPNYMEVWIESADVVDIKEQVYPRAMSGTAAIQTPPNNTGDPRGWPEKPGIGKGKNVTGADLPKKIYVRWQSLVEPQTYQMVINVPESTRAIMRKEEKAFCAFDGKWITDYRNALVINLAPGGMAKIWVMGSCLPAIEVTKVKAVVDPRGPYEGKSGGKYDKLSDQSKAYVEMFGVPYDSWK from the coding sequence ATGAATAGTATCTTGCGAATAACGGTTTGCGCATATTTGCTCAGTGGTTGCACTTTCGCCAACAGCGAGGCAATGCCTTACAAATCCTGGCGCTTGGGCTTTTCGGCGCCGAATTACATGGAAGTGTGGATCGAGTCGGCCGATGTAGTCGATATCAAAGAGCAGGTTTATCCGCGAGCGATGAGTGGCACTGCTGCCATACAGACACCTCCTAACAACACTGGCGACCCTAGAGGGTGGCCCGAAAAGCCAGGAATCGGCAAAGGTAAGAATGTAACTGGGGCGGACTTACCAAAAAAGATTTATGTACGCTGGCAGTCTCTTGTCGAACCGCAAACTTACCAAATGGTGATCAACGTACCCGAGTCGACAAGGGCGATCATGCGCAAGGAAGAAAAGGCTTTTTGCGCATTTGATGGTAAGTGGATTACAGACTACCGCAACGCGTTGGTTATCAATTTGGCGCCCGGCGGGATGGCCAAAATATGGGTGATGGGGTCGTGTCTGCCAGCGATAGAAGTGACCAAGGTAAAAGCCGTAGTTGATCCACGCGGCCCATATGAAGGTAAGTCTGGCGGTAAGTACGACAAGCTATCCGACCAATCCAAAGCCTACGTCGAAATGTTTGGTGTGCCCTATGATTCTTGGAAGTGA